The genomic stretch TCCTTGTCGAAATGAAAAAAGCATCTGAAAAAATAAAGCAAGTCCTTGGATAGTTTCATTTCGGCATGTAATATTCCCATTTACCAAGCGCCTGCTTCAATTCATTGTTTTTTATCGCAAATTCATTAAGGCCAATACCATCCATTGTGGCTTCTATTGCCTGCATAACTGCCTTTGCGCCAGCTCGTGTTCCTTTCGGGTGGCCGTGAATGCCGCCGCTTACAAGCAATGTACAGTCATTTCCCAGGATACTCATGACAGATGGTATCAATCCCGGATGAAGGCCACCTGAAGAAACGGGAAGAGCCGGCTTTATTGATCCCCAATCCTGCGAAAGCATCCCATCATTTTCAATTTTATGGTCGCGCAGCACTCTGGCGATCTGTGTGACCTCTTTTTTGCTCCCCACAAGTTTTCCTATTGCAGTACCTGAATGAATTTCATCTACTCCTAATAAACGCATAAGTTTTGCAAGGAAATACATGCTCAACCCATGCCTCGGATTCCTGTCAAAAGCCGCATGCATCGCACGATGGGCGTGTATGGCTAATCCAAGGTCGCCGCACTCATCCCGCATTGTCTGGACAGACGCGGTTCCGCAGGTAACAACATCGATCATGGCAAACCTCCAGCCCGAATCATGAAGCAATTTAGCTTTTCGGATCATTTCTTTTGTCTCACCTGTGATATTCAAAAGTGCATCTTTCTCCTCGCCTGTTTCTTTTTCAGCTTTATCACGCAATCTGGCCATGCGCATAAGCCTGTCTTCAAAGCGGTTAAAAGATGTGGAGGTCAGGTTCTCATCATCCTTTACAAGATCAAATCCTCCCATCCACGTTTCGTATGCAACATCGGCATGTTCAGATGAGCTAAAGCCGATCTTGGGTTTTGGTACTGCACCCGTTATGGGGCGTTCTTTGATTTTCAATAAAGACCTTATTCCCTCAATACCCTGTCCCGGGCCTTTGAAAGACTTAATATATTGTCCTGGGAAGGATGCATCAATGAGCCTTAAATTCCGAAGGGCTTTCATCCCGAAGATATTTCCTGCTATCCCGCTCAGGAGCTGAGGGGCGTTTCCAGGTTCCCAGAGGTCTATTGGATAAGCGATCTTTACATATTTGCCATTTAATTCAAACGCACGCGCTTTTATCTTTTCAACCCTTGCAGGTAAATCATGGAGAGTAGTCCATGTGCCGGCCGAACTCTCTGAAGCTATCCTTCCTATCGCTTCTTTTTCTGTAATTCCTTTCGCAGGTTCAAAATAGTATAAACAGATCAGATCATTTTTTGCAGGAGTATAATCCAGGTCTACGAATTCATTGTACCAATCAATTTTCATGGCCATTCTATCACCATTCTTCAATCATTATTTTATGAATTAAAAGATTTAACTGCCGGACTCAAAAAGATATGGAAGAATACAGTAAAAAAATATAATTTAGTCACTTCCGGGATAAAACGATGATTTTAAATATCTTTAAAGATAAGTGTAATCTTGGGAGAAATATTTCAAATTATTTCCATTTAAGGAGTGATAATTGTGGCAAAATTAAAACAAGACAATCAGAAGAGACCATTTATAGCAAGTACTGTTATAACATTATTCATTGTTATAATGCTGATAATTTCTGGCCCGGCACAAGCAGTGTCGGTCAGTATTTTAGGGCTGCAGGGCCCATATACACAAGGTAACAATATCCAGTTTCAAGTAAAAATTGATATTAATGATCCAGACCAGTTTGTTCCCGCGAAAGATATTTCGCTAAATTTGACAGGACCTACTAATCCAAGTGCGGTTTTTTCCCTTGATGGAAAAAAGATTTCAGGTGACTCCATTATCGAAATAACAGGTTTTCAAATCCCCCAGCCACTCGATTTTGGGTACGGCTATGGATATGGTAAAGATAGTATCGGCTACGGCTACGGTTATGAAAGTTTCGGGTATGGCTATGGATATGGCTACGGAAGAATAACTGATTTTGGCTACGGATATGGCTATGGGTATAATCGGGGAACGGGATATGGTTACGGATACGGTTACGGATATGGTTACGGATACGGAAACCTCACTTATATTTATAATGTAACGATAAAAACAGCGACCCTGCCGGTTGGAGATTATGAAGTAGTTGCAAGTCTTAGAGCAGAAAATAATGCAGTTACCAAGATATTTACCTCAGCAACTGGCAAATTCACGGTTACATCAGCACCAGCAACTTCGTCAGGCGGATCCAGCGGAAGCACGGGAGGCGGTATAGTGTCTTCGGAACCGTTTGACAATGTAGAATCATCTGAAATAGTAGCAATGGATCTGCTGGCAGACCAATCCGTGATATACAAGTTCTCTGCTGTACCCAGAATATATGAAATCGCAGTTGTTGGCAGAGAAAATGAAAATAGTGTCAGCATGAGGGTTGAATCTCTAAAAGGGACATCCAGACTGGTAACAGTCGCGCCTGATGGCATAGTATCCAGGAATATAAATATCTTTTCAAGTTCAAGTGGAATTAAAAATGCTTTAGTCAGGTTCAAGGTGGAGAGTTCCTGGATAGAAAGCAACGGTCTTTCAAGCAGCGATGTGAAGATGGTCAAGTGGGATGGTAGCAAGTGGGTGCAGCTTGAAACCACAGAAAAGAATAAAGATAGCACTTATACCTATTTCGAGACAGAGACGACATCATTCTCAAATTTCGCAATAACAGGTTTGAAAGGCTCTGTGGCAGGGGCAACACCCAGGGTAACAAGATCTGGAACCACTCCGGCAGTTCCTAGCGTTTCTGGAATTACTCCGATTCCGACAACTCCCACTGCGGCCCCGATAAACTCTTCGCTTATTATGGCTGCTGTTGTAATATTGATCATTATCGGAGCTGCAATATATATCAGGAGGAGATAACATCAATTTAAAGGATGGAGATGTTATTCTCCATTCCTTCTTTCGAAATCTTTTAAAAAATATTTTGTCCATAAGAATACTATAATGAGATTATTTCTAAAAATGTTGGGGGATCCGGAATAGGGAGATGGCTTTTTGGAAATCAAAAAGGAAGGACTTTCAGTAATAATTCCAGCTTATAATGAAGAAGGACGGGTTCTTAAAACAATAAAACATGTAAGGGATCTTTTAAACGAACTTGGAATAGATCATGAAATAATTGTAGTGGATGATGGATCTATAGATAATACTTTTAGTGAGGCAGCCTCAGAACAATTTGATAATGTTGAAGTTACTGGCTATAAACGAAACAGGGGTAAAGGCTATGCTATAAAATATGGCGTTACCTTTATAACAAAGAGCATTGTCACATTTTTTGACGCAGATATGGAACTTGATCCGGGACAGATAAGCATCCTATTTGTGTATATGAAGAAAAACAATGCAGATATAGTAGTTGGAAGTAAGAGACATCCCCTTTCCATGATTGAATATTATCCATTACTCAGGAGATTCTTAAGCCAGATGTATAATATCGTCTTAAGATTACTGCTACAACTGGAAATCAGGGATACTCAGGCAGGTTTTAAGCTGATGAAAAGAGAGGCTGTACAAAAAATCTTTCCAATGATGCGCGTTAAGAGATATGCTTTCGATGTGGAATTTTTAGCTTATGCTACCCGATTTGGCTATAAAATCGTGGAAGCACCAATTATTCTGAAATTCACACGAAAAGGATTTGGGAGGATAAATTTCAAGACCATACTCAACATTTTCCTTGATACTGTTGCAGTAGCATCACGTTTTGGTGTATTACAATACTATACAAAAATGTTTCGCGATTCGATTATAATGTTAACAGCATTTGTGGCAGGGATATATCTCTTCAAACAATTGATCAATCCCTATATATTTCCAGGAATAGAATCAAGAGGTTTAATAGCTTTATTTACGATTGGCCTTATAATAATTATCGTGACTTTACCATATGAATCTCTTGCAAAAAAATTTGAGAAGTAATAATAACATGAACACTACTTATGGTTGAAAATAGAATGAGAATCATTTATCATATACCATCTTTAGATACTGTATACGCAGCGAGAACAATATATTATGGTTATAAAAATGCGTTTGTTGATCTCGGGCATGATTTCAAAACCGTAACATGCAATGATAATTTGAAAAAAATCCTTGAAAAATTTCAGCCGGACATATTTATTTCTTCAATTTCAAATTACTCACTGAAGTTCCTGGATGTGGAATCTTTTAATAAAGCAAGACTTAATGGAATGATAGCTTTTATGAGTACTAATTTTTGGAATTCACCATTATCCAGAATAAGAATAAATGAAGGTCATTCTCTAAAAAATGAAAAAAATAAAGTAAAGGCAATAAAAAAAAATCTCTTAGGTGATGTTTTTTTTAATCAATGTGAGCAAGATGATTTAAGAATGGCGGGTTTTGAGGAGGAAACTGGCTTTAGATATTATACGATACCTCTTGCTGCTGATAAGATTGCTTTGAAAGAAGAATTTGATAACAAATATGAATCTGATATTTCATTTATTGGAACATATTTACCTCAAAAGAGGGATTTTTTCAGGAAACATGTTTTCCCTTTACGTAGAAAATATAATTTAAAGATATATGGTCAAGATTGGACATGGCATGATAGAGCATTGGGATGGATACAAAGAGGTGGACAATATTTTAACTTTCCATATATGAGATCGATACGAAAGCCAAAATTACAGTTGCAAGATGAGTCTAAGATATATAAATCATCTATTATCTCCTTAAACGTTCACGAAGACTACCAGAGAGAATTTGGAGGTGACTGTAATGAGAGGACATTTAAGATACCGCTTTGTTCCGGATTTGAAATTACTGATGATGTAGCTTGTATCCGCAAATATTTTAAAGCTGATAAAGAAATTATTATTGCCAACAACCGCGAAGATTGGTTTGAAAAAATTGATTATTATATGAATAATCCTGACAAAAGATTGGCTATTATTGAAGCTGGTAGAGAAAGGGTTTTAAAAGAACATACATACCATAATAGATCTGAACAAATAATTAAAATATATGAAAAATTAAAAAAACATGGATAAAAATAAAATATTACATGCAACGATAGTAATGCTATTTTTATTTCTATCTTTTGTAATAAATAAAATTCCGGACGGGACGTTCATTGCAGGCGGTGATTTTTACCAGTTAATCAATATTAATGACAATATTATTAGGAATCTATTCACATGGTTTAATCAACATGGGCAGGGGCAGTACAATCCACTAATTGTAGCATTCCCGTTTTATGTATTTCAATATATTTTATACAATCTTGGATTCTCCTATGCGAATATTGCAAACACAATAATGTTTCTTTTTTTCGTCGGTTCATTTTATAGTTTTTTTTTCGCTATAAAAATAATCAATTCAAAGATTCCTGGTTATCTTAAATTATTATGTTCAGCTATTTATTCTATAAATATATTTACTTTCACAATATTCATCTTTCCCTGGTGGATTACGCATCATTATATAATTTACATCTTTATACCTCTATTGATTGCCTTTTTTGAGAAATTATTGACTGGTTGTTCATTAAAAAATATATCTTATTTTATAATAATATTTTTAATCTCAACTTCGGGATTCAATAATGTAGCTTTTCTGGCAGCATTGTTATTTTTTCAAGTGTTATTGTCAGCTGCACTTTTTGCCACAAAGAAAATTCCATTAAGTCTGATAACAGCTAAAAGATTATTATTTATTTTTATTCTACAACTGATTTTATCCATTTTTTTCTTATTACCATTTTTTGCATCACAATTTGAATATATATCAAGGATAACTGGCGGAAAAGTCCTGGGTGATATTTCAAGTGTGTTTTCATGGACTTCAAATGATGCCTATTCTATACTTTCATTCACAATGTCTAAAGACAACTATCCATTAGTTAATCTATACTCTGACTCTAAAATATTTCTTGCAATTTCACTTGCTTATATAATTTTTATAATTGTTGCAATATTGTATCAGAAAAGAAAAAAAGAGAAGTATTGGCTCCATTACTTGATAGTTATTCTGATGCTCTTATTTTTGTTAATGCGAGGAACCGCTCCTTTCGATAAGATGAACATATTTTTATACACATTACCGGGATTTAATTTATTTCGGTCTCCTGATAAACTTTTTGTTTTTTATCCATTTTTTTATTTAGTATTATTGAGTTTATTATTGTATTATAGCAAGTTATCAAAAAAAATAATTTCAGCGATGTTGATCTTCATTCTGATTATCCCCATCCCTTTTTATATTGGAGGTATCCCTGCCTACTTATCTCATGAAAATGAAAAGGGATACAAATCTACAATTCAAATTCCGTCTGAATATTATACTATCGAAAAAATAATTAATAAAGATGATACCCAGCTTTCAATAATTTCTTTGCCATATAGCGTGGTTAACTCATTAAATTGGGTTAATTATCCTAAATGGCATTTTGTTGGTCACGATGTTTTACACCTTCTATACAATAAATATTACATTTCAG from Candidatus Methanoperedens sp. encodes the following:
- the rbcL gene encoding type III ribulose-bisphosphate carboxylase — its product is MKIDWYNEFVDLDYTPAKNDLICLYYFEPAKGITEKEAIGRIASESSAGTWTTLHDLPARVEKIKARAFELNGKYVKIAYPIDLWEPGNAPQLLSGIAGNIFGMKALRNLRLIDASFPGQYIKSFKGPGQGIEGIRSLLKIKERPITGAVPKPKIGFSSSEHADVAYETWMGGFDLVKDDENLTSTSFNRFEDRLMRMARLRDKAEKETGEEKDALLNITGETKEMIRKAKLLHDSGWRFAMIDVVTCGTASVQTMRDECGDLGLAIHAHRAMHAAFDRNPRHGLSMYFLAKLMRLLGVDEIHSGTAIGKLVGSKKEVTQIARVLRDHKIENDGMLSQDWGSIKPALPVSSGGLHPGLIPSVMSILGNDCTLLVSGGIHGHPKGTRAGAKAVMQAIEATMDGIGLNEFAIKNNELKQALGKWEYYMPK
- a CDS encoding PGF-pre-PGF domain-containing protein, producing MAKLKQDNQKRPFIASTVITLFIVIMLIISGPAQAVSVSILGLQGPYTQGNNIQFQVKIDINDPDQFVPAKDISLNLTGPTNPSAVFSLDGKKISGDSIIEITGFQIPQPLDFGYGYGYGKDSIGYGYGYESFGYGYGYGYGRITDFGYGYGYGYNRGTGYGYGYGYGYGYGYGNLTYIYNVTIKTATLPVGDYEVVASLRAENNAVTKIFTSATGKFTVTSAPATSSGGSSGSTGGGIVSSEPFDNVESSEIVAMDLLADQSVIYKFSAVPRIYEIAVVGRENENSVSMRVESLKGTSRLVTVAPDGIVSRNINIFSSSSGIKNALVRFKVESSWIESNGLSSSDVKMVKWDGSKWVQLETTEKNKDSTYTYFETETTSFSNFAITGLKGSVAGATPRVTRSGTTPAVPSVSGITPIPTTPTAAPINSSLIMAAVVILIIIGAAIYIRRR
- a CDS encoding glycosyltransferase → MEIKKEGLSVIIPAYNEEGRVLKTIKHVRDLLNELGIDHEIIVVDDGSIDNTFSEAASEQFDNVEVTGYKRNRGKGYAIKYGVTFITKSIVTFFDADMELDPGQISILFVYMKKNNADIVVGSKRHPLSMIEYYPLLRRFLSQMYNIVLRLLLQLEIRDTQAGFKLMKREAVQKIFPMMRVKRYAFDVEFLAYATRFGYKIVEAPIILKFTRKGFGRINFKTILNIFLDTVAVASRFGVLQYYTKMFRDSIIMLTAFVAGIYLFKQLINPYIFPGIESRGLIALFTIGLIIIIVTLPYESLAKKFEK
- a CDS encoding glycosyltransferase — translated: MVENRMRIIYHIPSLDTVYAARTIYYGYKNAFVDLGHDFKTVTCNDNLKKILEKFQPDIFISSISNYSLKFLDVESFNKARLNGMIAFMSTNFWNSPLSRIRINEGHSLKNEKNKVKAIKKNLLGDVFFNQCEQDDLRMAGFEEETGFRYYTIPLAADKIALKEEFDNKYESDISFIGTYLPQKRDFFRKHVFPLRRKYNLKIYGQDWTWHDRALGWIQRGGQYFNFPYMRSIRKPKLQLQDESKIYKSSIISLNVHEDYQREFGGDCNERTFKIPLCSGFEITDDVACIRKYFKADKEIIIANNREDWFEKIDYYMNNPDKRLAIIEAGRERVLKEHTYHNRSEQIIKIYEKLKKHG